The Ictalurus punctatus breed USDA103 chromosome 15, Coco_2.0, whole genome shotgun sequence DNA window TCTGTAGTGATGTAGGGACCCAGGTCTTTTTCCCCTGGACAAACACAACACCCCTCTCTATATAGATAACGATCCTGCCAAACGTGTACAGTTGCTTGCCCATGTGTCGCTTGCCCACTATAGGCATGAAGACAATGCCATTCTCCTCTGCTTTGGCCTGGATCAGGTCTTTGAAGTTGGTGGGTATGGAGGCTGAGACAGGGCCAGTGACAGGCAGGCGGGGAATGCTGCTTTCTACCTCACGCTGCGGTGGTGCTGGTGGCTCATACTGGAAATCTTTCCTCCTCTCTGTCTGGGTCAGGTATGCAATGTTTTCCTTTGCCCCGGGCTGCATGTAGCCACCTGTGGGACAGCGAACATGAGTAAGGCAAACATCTGTGAGCTTGGAGTGTACATGTCAGTAGTGAGGTTTCCATCCACTGTCAATTTTGTTTTGGGAAAAAGAAACCATAAAAGTcacattatacatatacatgatgTATCTATGGATATGTCCAGAATGCATACTACTGAGAAAAGATTCGGATgtaaacatataaaatatataggaTATGGGCATCTAACTGGTCCTATACATGCAGTATTTTACCTGAAATGGTTCAAACTGTATAATGAATACAGCTTTACAGACACTCAAGTTTCTGATGCATGGACCTCCATTCTCCTCATCTCTTAATTTGCCTGTTCATGTCTGACTACTAAGTGTTAATTTGTGTGGTAATTTCCCCCCCAAGTAGGATGTGCCCAATTAACTGGCTTATTAGAACCACTAATGGAATTGCCATTATACAGGATATTTGGATAAGACTGGGACTAAGATCCCACAGGGCCCAACAAAGAAAAGTTGCAGGAGTGGGTGGTTTTACTCTCGTACACATAGGActcagatttttattattattattatttatttaaaaacctcACCTTTAGTTTGGagtaagtatgtgtgtgagagagagagagagagagatggagactgACCTAATCCAGAGGCTACAGCTCTGTTCATTATGTCCAGGGCCTCATTCAGCTTCTCTTTAATGACAGGGTGACTGAGCAGTTGCTCTGACAGCATGCCTTTCCAACCCAAATACCACTTCGTGATCTCCTCATAGTTAGGATTGTTACTCAACCAAGAGCACAACACCTGCAACAACAAATATAGTTGTAAATAAACAGAGAAATCCAGATATTTAACAAGACATTcatataataaaaaagtaatttaaCATTTCCATGATATTTCACTGGTATATTGACAATTATTATGCCCTTTTTGTGGTACTGATAACTCATCACtaactttgttgttgttggatgACATCACATTTCATAGTAGAGAAATGTTTTATGTAATGGGCATAATGTAGAAAGTTACTAATGAAGCTTTGCATTCTAAGAAATAAAATGCCTAGACCTACCTGTAGCCATTTGTTAAAAAAGTGCTTGTCAAGTAATCCCACCATACTGGAGAGAGACAACATGCCCTCCCAGTCCATCACCCAGTTGAACGGTTCAATCAGCTGCTGATGTGGGTTCACCACCAGCTCCCCTAGACACAGAGCTGCAacacacattaaaatgtaaGCTACTCCAACATGCATTTGCGAACATGTCTCTGAAAAATATATGTTTCCATCAGTACTACAGAAAGGTAAGGAAAAGTGACCTTAAGGAAATATTTATGAGCtgacccaaacacacacctagCTTAGGGACAATGTTTTTGACCATGAAGGCCTCCCAGGCTCCAGGGGTGAAGACATCTTTCCAAGGCTGCAGGATGAGTCGGGCCGAAGCATCGCTGGGGTGCCAACGCTGCAGGGCATTTGCCAGCTTGTTGCGTATAGGTGGGTACAGTGGCTCTAGGCGCATCTGCATCTGAGGCAACCATGGGTGGATCCATGAGTGGATAGGCACCGTATCTGTCAGTGGGTTCCAGTTATCCACCTGAGGAGCGGCAGGCAGCCAGATTATATATACAAAATGATTTCAGTATTAGCAtacgttttgtttttaaagatgcATCAAATTAATATGATGAAGGAGCAGCCTTATATGActcaaaaactttttttgagaGAGATTTGAAAGAATATTCAACAGAACTGATTTCATTATCATGGAAAACACAATGATTTACCATTTTACCCATTAGTGTGCAGGcctgtttttaaaagaaaataaaatcaacattaaatataaatgtaagtgaCCTCTTTCTGTAGCCGTGGGAAGATGAGCTGCTCCAGCACGTAGTCGAGGATCCAGAGAGGTAGCACAGGGGCCCAGCAGTCCACAAGGTCCACCAGAGGACCAACATTTCTGGGCTGCCACTGTGCAACGCAGTTCCTTAGCACTGGAACCCACACCTCCCAGATCAACCTGCACACAGACACCCAATTTGTTAGATCTCGAACAGATGGTATGTAGATAAAATCCTTAAATTCTCATAATTTAAGAAAACAAGAAAGTTTGGGTTATACAGAAATCTCTTTAACTTCTCTTGGTTCTgataaaagaaaagttttttttaaattaattatgatCAACTATTCCCTTCTGTGGAAAACAATactataaaaatgttatatacaTCTTTTTGTGTCACTATTAGATTGTTATTGACAGCTATTATCCTTTAAATATAGCAGATCCTTACTGAAGTTGAAAATTCTTAAAAACTTAAATAGTATGTTGTTAATCAGAATGTATTGATccaaaaaattaataaataaagaaataaaaagtgacTAAGTTTTACCTGTGGTAGGGGTCCATGTGGTTGGAGTCAGGTGTACTATGTTGAAGTTGTGTACCCTCTAGGATCGCCCTCCACTGACCTACCTCCTCCAAACCATATGAACAGTCCTgcacacagagaaatataacAGATACAAATCAAGGAAGCACACAGGAAGCTTTTGTCAGTTACATTATTTCCTGAATGCATTATTTACCTTCAACGGGTCCCAGTTTCTGAGTTTCTCATTAAGTAGTGGATGCACCACAGATACAGCGAGATCGGCAAGCCCCATGCTCTTGTACTCATGGTAGAAGTGCGTCTGCATCTGCTGGAAGGCCTGGACACACTCTTCGAGGGAGAGTGGAGGGCTGCCTCCTTCCCCAGCTGTCTCCAGCCGCTCTACCAGCTCCAGCACCTGCTCTAGGCGCTCCACTGCCTCACTCTCCTCACCCAATCGTGCCTGCAGGGCCGTGCTCTCGTGCCTCAGAGACACCACTGTATCCCTCTCATGCTGCAAACGCCGAGAGCTCTGCACACAGAACCACCAGCAGTGGAGGATATCACTACGGTCCAATTAACATgcttttcaaatgattcagtcATAATTGTAT harbors:
- the tfip11 gene encoding tuftelin-interacting protein 11; this translates as MSMSHLYGRRGDEEEEDGVEIEKFEVTEWDLANEFNPDRRRHRQTKEEATYGIWAEHDSDDERPSFGGKRAKDYTVPVSFVSGGLRKTAAEEKREHDSDDSDEGGEAPPPPRTTAPRKLQTGGNFKTSQKTFAGNIRPGQDIGSWEKHTRGIGQKLLQKMGYVPGKGLGKNAQGIVKPIEAKVRKGKGAVGAYGNERTQQSIQDFPVVDSEEEEEKEFQRELGQWRKEPGAGKKKPKYSFKTVEELKAHGKLSNKTMSQPAGELAQVKVIDMTGREQKVYYSYSQMSQKHSMPEEAPMSASAREQKSSGFALPELEHNLKLLIELTEQDILQSSRRLQHERDTVVSLRHESTALQARLGEESEAVERLEQVLELVERLETAGEGGSPPLSLEECVQAFQQMQTHFYHEYKSMGLADLAVSVVHPLLNEKLRNWDPLKDCSYGLEEVGQWRAILEGTQLQHSTPDSNHMDPYHRLIWEVWVPVLRNCVAQWQPRNVGPLVDLVDCWAPVLPLWILDYVLEQLIFPRLQKEVDNWNPLTDTVPIHSWIHPWLPQMQMRLEPLYPPIRNKLANALQRWHPSDASARLILQPWKDVFTPGAWEAFMVKNIVPKLALCLGELVVNPHQQLIEPFNWVMDWEGMLSLSSMVGLLDKHFFNKWLQVLCSWLSNNPNYEEITKWYLGWKGMLSEQLLSHPVIKEKLNEALDIMNRAVASGLGGYMQPGAKENIAYLTQTERRKDFQYEPPAPPQREVESSIPRLPVTGPVSASIPTNFKDLIQAKAEENGIVFMPIVGKRHMGKQLYTFGRIVIYIERGVVFVQGKKTWVPTSLQSLIDMAK